In one Modestobacter sp. L9-4 genomic region, the following are encoded:
- a CDS encoding peroxiredoxin, with amino-acid sequence MSLSVGDVAPEFSLPDQDKQVVSLADLRGRPVLVVFYPFAFSGICTGELCQLRDELGSYTEAGVQVVAISTDPTFSLKAFREKEGFEFPLLSDFWPHGDTARAYDVFNDKAGMALRGTFLVDAEGAIAFAEVNQPGDARAQSGWKDAVAGLSAAA; translated from the coding sequence ATGAGCCTCTCCGTCGGTGACGTCGCGCCCGAGTTCAGCCTCCCCGACCAGGACAAGCAGGTCGTGTCGCTGGCCGACCTGCGGGGCCGGCCGGTGCTCGTGGTGTTCTACCCGTTCGCCTTCTCCGGCATCTGCACCGGTGAGCTGTGCCAGCTGCGCGACGAGCTGGGCTCCTACACCGAGGCCGGCGTCCAGGTGGTCGCGATCTCCACCGACCCGACCTTCAGCCTCAAGGCCTTCCGCGAGAAGGAGGGCTTCGAGTTCCCGCTGCTGTCGGACTTCTGGCCGCACGGCGACACCGCCCGCGCCTACGACGTGTTCAACGACAAGGCCGGCATGGCCCTGCGCGGCACCTTCCTCGTCGACGCCGAGGGGGCGATCGCCTTCGCCGAGGTCAACCAGCCCGGTGACGCCCGTGCGCAGTCCGGCTGGAAGGACGCCGTCGCCGGCCTGTCCGCCGCGGCCTGA
- a CDS encoding maleylpyruvate isomerase N-terminal domain-containing protein, whose translation MSWDDSRRSFTEAAGWFLSTVDRVGDRWTEPGLGEWDVRALVGHTSRSFLTVEAYLARPAATAEIRSSAGYYAATRAAAASPAVATRGREAGAALGGAPAAAVHDIAARVLALVGTCDGTELVTTIAGGMRLVDYLPTRTFELVVHGLDLARALGEPLDVPAAPAAEALALVAELAVTGGQAGPLLLAATGRTTDLSVL comes from the coding sequence ATGTCCTGGGACGACAGCCGCCGATCGTTCACCGAGGCCGCCGGGTGGTTCCTGTCCACGGTCGACCGGGTCGGCGACCGCTGGACCGAGCCGGGGCTCGGCGAGTGGGACGTGCGCGCCCTCGTCGGCCACACCAGCCGGTCGTTCCTCACGGTGGAGGCCTACCTCGCCCGCCCCGCCGCCACCGCCGAGATCCGCTCCTCGGCCGGGTACTACGCGGCGACCCGCGCGGCGGCGGCCTCCCCCGCGGTCGCCACCCGCGGGCGCGAGGCCGGTGCGGCCCTGGGCGGGGCACCCGCCGCCGCCGTGCACGACATCGCCGCGCGCGTGCTCGCCCTCGTCGGCACCTGCGACGGCACCGAGCTGGTGACCACGATCGCCGGTGGCATGCGCCTGGTGGACTACCTGCCGACCCGCACGTTCGAGCTGGTCGTGCACGGCCTGGACCTCGCGCGGGCACTGGGCGAGCCGCTCGACGTCCCGGCGGCGCCCGCGGCGGAGGCCCTCGCGCTGGTCGCCGAGCTGGCGGTCACCGGCGGGCAGGCCGGCCCGCTGCTGCTGGCCGCGACCGGCCGGACGACGGACCTCTCAGTCCTCTGA
- a CDS encoding M20 family metallopeptidase, with the protein MPADASVAADLLAAARADADRTVELRRALHRTPEIGLQLPRTQALVVEALADLPIEVTTGTSTTSVVGVLRGGRPGPTYLLRGDMDALPVAEDTGLDFASENPGVMHACGHDTHVAMLVGAARLLSERRESLAGQVVFMFQPGEEGHHGARFMLDEGLLDVVPEAPVSGAFALHISAAFPTGTINVRPGSMMASADQFTITVHGRGGHASTPHMAADPVPVAAEIILALQMMVTRRVDVFDPAVVTVGHLEAGRTDNIIPETALVHGTIRTLSPERRADVLASVQRVGEHVAAAHELRGEFVHVEGYPVTVNDAEVAAQVTEAAAVLLGAEASAVMAQPLMGAEDFSYVLEQVPGAMAFLGARLPELDPATAPGNHSNLVVFDESALPAGVAMYALMAVQALS; encoded by the coding sequence ATGCCTGCCGATGCATCCGTAGCCGCTGACCTGCTCGCCGCCGCCCGCGCCGACGCCGACCGCACCGTCGAGCTCCGCCGCGCCCTGCACCGCACCCCGGAGATCGGGCTGCAGCTGCCGCGCACCCAGGCGCTGGTCGTCGAGGCGCTGGCCGACCTGCCGATCGAGGTGACCACCGGCACGAGCACCACGTCGGTGGTCGGCGTCCTGCGCGGCGGTCGCCCCGGCCCCACCTACCTGCTGCGCGGGGACATGGACGCCCTGCCCGTGGCCGAGGACACCGGCCTGGACTTCGCCTCCGAGAACCCCGGCGTCATGCACGCCTGCGGCCACGACACCCACGTGGCGATGCTCGTCGGGGCGGCCCGGCTGCTGTCCGAGCGCCGGGAGTCCCTCGCCGGGCAGGTCGTGTTCATGTTCCAGCCGGGGGAGGAGGGCCACCACGGCGCCCGGTTCATGCTCGACGAGGGGCTGCTGGACGTCGTCCCGGAGGCCCCGGTCAGCGGTGCGTTCGCGCTGCACATCTCCGCGGCGTTCCCCACCGGCACGATCAACGTGCGGCCCGGCTCGATGATGGCCTCGGCCGACCAGTTCACGATCACCGTGCACGGCCGCGGGGGGCACGCCTCGACCCCGCACATGGCCGCCGACCCGGTGCCGGTGGCCGCCGAGATCATCCTGGCGCTGCAGATGATGGTCACCCGCCGCGTCGACGTCTTCGACCCCGCCGTCGTCACCGTCGGGCACCTGGAGGCCGGGCGGACGGACAACATCATCCCGGAGACCGCGCTGGTGCACGGCACGATCCGCACCCTGTCGCCCGAGCGCCGGGCGGACGTGCTGGCCTCGGTGCAGCGGGTGGGGGAGCACGTCGCCGCGGCTCACGAGCTGCGCGGGGAGTTCGTGCACGTCGAGGGCTACCCGGTGACCGTCAACGACGCCGAGGTCGCCGCCCAGGTGACCGAGGCCGCCGCCGTCCTGCTGGGCGCGGAGGCCAGTGCGGTGATGGCGCAGCCGCTGATGGGCGCCGAGGACTTCTCCTACGTGCTCGAGCAGGTGCCGGGCGCCATGGCCTTCCTCGGCGCGCGGCTGCCCGAGCTCGACCCGGCCACCGCGCCGGGCAACCACTCGAACCTGGTCGTGTTCGACGAGTCGGCGCTCCCCGCCGGCGTCGCGATGTACGCCCTCATGGCGGTCCAGGCGCTGTCCTGA
- a CDS encoding CdaR family transcriptional regulator, translated as MEPAARAGVSPPSEATLRRLERASGALATQAVARMDEELSWFRAMPAAQRSWVTLVAQAGIASLVEWCRNPGRPPKLTGEVFGAAPRELMHAVPLKRSVDLIKVTVEVVEDRVEQVAEPGDADRLRLTVLQFSREIAFAAAHVYASFAENRGAWDARLEALVVDALVRGDRSEELPGRAAALGWAETEPVFVLVGSAPPDGQDARAAVRRAARSLGCEVLVGVHADELVVVLGGAADPAAVTDRVCREFGPGPVVRGPRVDSLARAGESATAALAGLRAAAAWPDAPRPVDAEDLLPERALDGDPLARAALSERIALPLQGAGGEVLETVRTVLGTGGNLEASARALFVHTNTVRYRLKRATELTGYSATDPRGAWTLQLALALAHLEGDRSLWH; from the coding sequence ATGGAACCAGCCGCCCGGGCCGGGGTGAGCCCGCCCTCGGAGGCCACCCTGCGCCGGCTCGAGCGCGCCTCGGGCGCCCTGGCGACGCAGGCGGTGGCCCGGATGGACGAGGAGCTGTCCTGGTTCCGGGCGATGCCGGCGGCCCAGCGGTCGTGGGTGACGCTGGTGGCCCAGGCGGGGATCGCCTCGCTGGTCGAGTGGTGCCGCAACCCCGGCCGGCCGCCGAAGCTCACCGGAGAGGTGTTCGGCGCCGCGCCCCGCGAGCTCATGCACGCCGTCCCGCTCAAGCGCTCGGTCGACCTGATCAAGGTCACCGTCGAGGTGGTCGAGGACCGGGTCGAGCAGGTCGCCGAGCCCGGGGACGCCGACCGGCTGCGGCTGACCGTGCTGCAGTTCAGCCGGGAGATCGCCTTCGCCGCCGCGCACGTCTACGCCAGCTTCGCGGAGAACCGCGGCGCCTGGGACGCCCGGCTGGAGGCCCTCGTCGTCGACGCCCTGGTGCGCGGCGACCGCTCCGAGGAGCTGCCCGGCCGTGCCGCCGCGCTCGGCTGGGCGGAGACCGAGCCGGTGTTCGTGCTGGTGGGTTCCGCGCCGCCGGACGGGCAGGACGCCCGGGCCGCCGTCCGCCGGGCCGCCCGGTCGCTGGGCTGCGAGGTGCTCGTCGGGGTGCACGCCGACGAGCTGGTCGTCGTCCTCGGCGGGGCCGCCGACCCGGCGGCGGTCACCGACCGGGTCTGCCGCGAGTTCGGGCCGGGCCCGGTCGTGCGGGGACCGCGGGTCGACTCGCTCGCCCGCGCCGGGGAGTCCGCGACCGCCGCGCTGGCCGGGCTCCGCGCCGCGGCCGCCTGGCCCGACGCCCCCCGCCCGGTCGACGCCGAGGACCTGCTGCCCGAGCGCGCCCTGGACGGCGACCCACTGGCCCGCGCGGCGCTGTCCGAGCGGATCGCGCTGCCGCTGCAGGGCGCCGGCGGCGAGGTGCTCGAGACGGTGCGCACCGTGCTGGGCACCGGTGGCAACCTGGAGGCCAGCGCCCGCGCCTTGTTCGTGCACACCAACACCGTGCGGTACCGCCTCAAGCGGGCCACCGAGCTCACCGGCTACTCGGCGACCGACCCGCGGGGGGCGTGGACGCTGCAGCTCGCGCTCGCCCTCGCCCACCTGGAGGGCGACCGCTCGCTGTGGCACTGA
- a CDS encoding phosphatase PAP2 family protein — MHTARSGRPAAVVVVSILLLGLVALLGRAVAVQAGPLLRLDRAVSSALYAGDDRSGLHEAVLQVATAPGSSAVRAVVVLPVLVVLARRRAWRTAGWVLTATALVGPLTTAVKELVGRARPQFADGGARLDSLSFPSGHASGIATLVTVGLLLAWPRLSRAGRRGALAAGVALALLVGCTRMWLGVHFLSDVVGGWALGVAWTLLVALAFRALPGRLSA, encoded by the coding sequence GTGCACACCGCCCGTTCGGGTCGCCCGGCGGCGGTCGTCGTCGTCTCGATTCTCCTCCTGGGTCTCGTCGCGCTGCTCGGCCGGGCGGTGGCGGTGCAGGCCGGGCCGCTGCTCCGGCTGGACCGCGCGGTCAGCTCCGCCCTCTACGCCGGCGACGACCGGTCGGGGCTGCACGAGGCGGTCCTGCAGGTGGCCACGGCGCCCGGGTCCTCCGCCGTCCGGGCGGTCGTCGTCCTGCCGGTGCTGGTCGTCCTGGCGCGCCGACGCGCGTGGCGGACCGCCGGGTGGGTGCTGACCGCCACCGCGCTCGTGGGCCCGCTGACCACCGCGGTCAAGGAGCTGGTCGGGCGGGCGCGCCCCCAGTTCGCCGACGGCGGCGCGCGGCTGGACTCGCTGAGCTTCCCCAGCGGGCACGCCTCCGGCATCGCCACCCTGGTCACCGTCGGCCTGCTGCTCGCCTGGCCGCGGTTGTCGCGGGCCGGACGGCGCGGGGCGCTGGCCGCCGGCGTCGCGCTGGCCCTGCTGGTGGGCTGCACGCGGATGTGGCTGGGGGTGCACTTCCTGTCCGACGTGGTCGGCGGGTGGGCGCTCGGGGTCGCCTGGACGCTGCTCGTGGCGCTTGCGTTCCGGGCGCTGCCGGGCAGGCTGTCGGCGTGA
- a CDS encoding pirin family protein translates to MTSRVLLEPDDGSLGPLLRMADDRLDGGTGYGRHAHADVDVVAVLLAGSLRHAWGREAVLGPGDVAVLRAGRGLEHDEVAGASGAHVVQTYLRAAAPGAQPAHDVLLRPTGWVDLGRPDARLWLGPAGADVPAGLRVVVRGEEVLTGAEPADGDRVLVWQLDAARPAWASED, encoded by the coding sequence GTGACCTCGCGGGTGCTGCTCGAACCGGACGACGGGTCGCTGGGCCCGCTGCTGCGGATGGCCGACGACCGGCTCGACGGCGGCACCGGGTACGGCCGGCACGCGCACGCCGACGTCGACGTGGTCGCCGTCCTGCTCGCCGGGTCGCTGCGGCACGCCTGGGGCCGGGAGGCGGTGCTCGGTCCCGGCGACGTGGCGGTGCTGCGGGCCGGGCGTGGGCTCGAGCACGACGAGGTCGCCGGCGCGAGCGGGGCGCACGTCGTCCAGACGTACCTGCGGGCCGCCGCCCCGGGCGCGCAGCCGGCGCACGACGTGCTGCTGCGGCCCACCGGCTGGGTCGACCTCGGCCGCCCCGACGCCCGGCTCTGGCTCGGGCCGGCCGGGGCGGACGTGCCCGCGGGGCTGCGGGTGGTCGTGCGCGGCGAGGAGGTGCTCACCGGAGCCGAGCCGGCGGACGGCGACCGGGTGCTGGTCTGGCAGCTGGACGCCGCCCGCCCGGCGTGGGCGTCAGAGGACTGA
- a CDS encoding acyl carrier protein has product MPSTADIQAGLAEILEEVAGVAPADATPEKSFTDDLDVDSLSMVEIATAVEDKFGVAIPDDELANIKTVGDAISFIESHQ; this is encoded by the coding sequence GTGCCCAGCACCGCAGACATCCAGGCCGGTCTCGCCGAGATCCTGGAGGAGGTGGCCGGGGTCGCCCCCGCCGACGCCACCCCCGAGAAGTCCTTCACCGACGACCTGGACGTCGACTCGCTGTCCATGGTCGAGATCGCCACCGCGGTCGAGGACAAGTTCGGCGTCGCCATCCCCGACGACGAGCTCGCCAACATCAAGACCGTCGGCGACGCGATCTCCTTCATCGAGTCCCACCAGTAG
- a CDS encoding DUF3052 domain-containing protein, whose translation MSVDSGSTSMAARLGIKPGMVVQELGWDEDVDEDLRDSVVELSGGDMVDEDSDEVADAVLLWWREDDGDLIDALVDAIASLAEDGVVWLLVPKSGRPGHVEPGDVTEAAPTAGLQQTSSISAAKDWSGIRLVTPKAARTRR comes from the coding sequence ATGAGCGTCGACTCGGGGAGCACCAGCATGGCTGCCCGGCTGGGGATCAAGCCGGGCATGGTCGTGCAGGAGCTCGGCTGGGACGAGGACGTCGACGAGGACCTGCGCGACTCCGTCGTCGAGCTCTCCGGCGGGGACATGGTCGACGAGGACTCCGACGAGGTGGCCGACGCCGTCCTGCTGTGGTGGCGCGAGGACGACGGCGACCTGATCGACGCCCTCGTGGACGCCATCGCCTCCCTCGCCGAGGACGGCGTGGTGTGGCTGCTGGTCCCGAAGTCCGGGCGGCCCGGCCACGTCGAGCCCGGTGACGTCACCGAGGCCGCCCCCACCGCCGGACTGCAGCAGACCTCCAGCATCTCCGCGGCCAAGGACTGGTCGGGCATCCGGCTGGTCACGCCGAAGGCCGCCCGCACCCGTCGCTGA
- a CDS encoding acyltransferase domain-containing protein: MLAVLAPGQGAQKPGMLTEWLDLPGAESFFRWAGAIADADLLELGTTGDAEAIQDTAVTQPLVVAMSLFIARELGGLPGPVVHSPQTGRDVVIAGHSVGELTAAALAGVLSVEAAIALTAVRGRAMARACALEPTGMSAVLGGDPAEVLAAIEGHGLTPANMNGGGQVVAAGPLDGLAALKADPPAKARIVPLSVAGAFHTSYMAPAREELEGLVGGLRPADPSRLLLSNADGAAVGSGAEVVSRLVSQVTSPVRFDACLATLRGLGVAAVLELPPAGALAGLAKREWKGAGIEVLALTGPAELDRARELIAAERGRAEAEHAPEWRVLVSPARGTVVPAEVPEGTRVPAGTPLGRIRGRREEVDVSAGYDGVLAEWLVQDGDLVDAGDPLVRLYPEVPR, encoded by the coding sequence GTGCTCGCCGTCCTCGCCCCTGGTCAGGGGGCCCAGAAGCCCGGGATGCTCACCGAGTGGCTCGACCTCCCGGGCGCCGAGTCCTTCTTCCGCTGGGCCGGTGCCATCGCCGACGCCGACCTCCTCGAGCTCGGCACGACCGGCGACGCGGAGGCCATCCAGGACACCGCGGTGACCCAGCCGCTGGTCGTCGCCATGAGCCTGTTCATCGCCCGCGAGCTGGGCGGTCTGCCCGGCCCGGTCGTGCACTCGCCGCAGACCGGCCGGGACGTCGTCATCGCCGGGCACAGCGTCGGTGAGCTCACCGCCGCCGCGCTGGCCGGGGTGCTGTCGGTGGAGGCCGCGATCGCGCTGACCGCCGTCCGCGGCCGGGCGATGGCCCGCGCCTGCGCGCTGGAGCCCACCGGGATGTCCGCCGTCCTGGGCGGGGACCCCGCCGAGGTGCTGGCCGCGATCGAGGGGCACGGCCTGACGCCGGCCAACATGAACGGCGGCGGGCAGGTCGTCGCCGCCGGTCCCCTCGACGGGCTGGCCGCGCTCAAGGCAGACCCGCCGGCCAAGGCCCGGATCGTGCCGCTGTCGGTCGCCGGTGCCTTCCACACGTCCTACATGGCCCCCGCCCGCGAGGAGCTCGAGGGCCTGGTCGGCGGTCTCCGCCCGGCCGACCCCAGCCGGCTGCTGCTGTCCAACGCCGACGGCGCCGCGGTCGGCAGCGGCGCTGAGGTCGTCTCCCGGCTGGTCAGCCAGGTCACCAGCCCCGTGCGCTTCGACGCGTGCCTGGCCACCCTGCGCGGCCTCGGGGTCGCCGCGGTGCTCGAGCTGCCGCCGGCCGGCGCGCTCGCCGGCCTGGCCAAGCGGGAGTGGAAGGGCGCCGGCATCGAGGTGCTGGCCCTCACCGGTCCCGCCGAGCTCGACCGCGCCCGTGAGCTCATCGCCGCCGAGCGTGGCCGCGCCGAGGCCGAGCACGCCCCGGAGTGGCGCGTGCTCGTCTCCCCCGCCCGCGGCACCGTCGTCCCGGCCGAGGTGCCCGAGGGCACCCGGGTCCCGGCCGGCACGCCGCTGGGCCGCATCCGTGGCCGCCGGGAGGAGGTCGACGTGTCCGCCGGGTACGACGGCGTCCTCGCCGAGTGGCTCGTGCAGGACGGCGACCTCGTCGACGCCGGAGATCCGCTCGTCCGTCTCTACCCGGAGGTTCCCCGATGA
- the aceE gene encoding pyruvate dehydrogenase (acetyl-transferring), homodimeric type: MSATQQSDGDPARITGSPRAVITDGRPSQLPDTDPDETQEWLESLDAVVDNAGRNRARYLMLRMLERSREQQVGVPALRSTDYINTIAPEQEPWFPGDEDVERRIRAYIRWNAAIMVHRAQRPGISVGGHISSYASSASLYEVGFNHFFRGKDHPGGGDQIYFQGHSSPGIYARGYLEGRLDEHQLDGFRQEVSHSGGGLSSYPHPRLMPDFWEFPTVSMGLGPMNAIYQARFNRYLHDRGIADTSDQHVWAFLGDGEMDEVESIGPIGLAAREELDNLTFVVNCNLQRLDGPVRGNGKVIQELESIFRGAGWNVIKVVWGRGWDKLLAADRDGALVNLMNSTPDGDYQTYKAEDGAYVREHFFGRDPRTRKLVEGMSDKEVWDLQRGGHDYRKVYAAYKAAMEHKGQPTVILAKTIKGWTLGSHFEGRNSTHQMKKLTAEDLANFRDRLHLPIPDEALDKTLPPYYKPAADSDEMQYMLERRQALGGSIPRRRHTAAQLKAPDDKAFEVVRRGSGKQEVATTMAFVRLLKELIKDPELGPRFVPVIPDEARTFGLDSLFPTKKIYNPHGQNYTSVDRELMLAYKESTTGQILHEGINEAGSSASFIAAGTSYATHGEAMIPIYIFYSMFGFQRTADEFWAAADQMTRGFLLGATAGRTTLNGEGLQHEDGHSLLLAETNPAVVSYDPAFSYEVGHIVKDALRRMYGEDPGAPLGGDRDPNVMYYLTIYNEPYVQPAEPADLDVTGLLAGMYRYAEGPAVEGSADEGGATGTKAQVLASGVAVPWALRAQELLAEDWGVSADVWSVTSWNELRREALAAEEWNLLNPAEEPKVPYVTAQLADAPGPVVAVSDWMKAVPDLLAPFMPNGMTSLGTDGFGLSDTRPALRRHFRVDAESIVVRTLASLANRGEIERDVVRQAVDKYRIGDVQAAPEDTSTTPEQQPEA; encoded by the coding sequence ATGAGTGCCACGCAGCAGTCGGACGGAGACCCCGCCCGCATCACCGGCAGCCCCCGCGCGGTCATCACCGACGGGCGGCCGAGCCAGCTCCCCGACACCGACCCGGACGAGACCCAGGAGTGGCTGGAGTCCCTCGACGCGGTCGTCGACAACGCCGGCCGCAACCGCGCCCGCTACCTGATGCTCCGCATGCTGGAGCGCAGCCGCGAGCAGCAGGTCGGCGTCCCCGCGCTGCGGAGCACCGACTACATCAACACGATCGCCCCGGAGCAGGAGCCGTGGTTCCCCGGCGACGAGGACGTCGAGCGCCGGATCCGCGCCTACATCCGGTGGAACGCCGCGATCATGGTCCACCGCGCCCAGCGGCCGGGGATCTCCGTCGGCGGCCACATCTCCTCCTACGCCTCGTCGGCGTCGCTGTACGAGGTGGGCTTCAACCACTTCTTCCGCGGCAAGGACCACCCCGGCGGCGGCGACCAGATCTACTTCCAGGGGCACTCCTCCCCCGGCATCTACGCCCGCGGCTACCTCGAGGGCCGGCTCGACGAGCACCAGCTCGACGGCTTCCGCCAGGAGGTCAGCCACTCCGGCGGCGGGCTCTCGTCCTACCCGCACCCGCGGCTGATGCCCGACTTCTGGGAGTTCCCCACGGTCTCCATGGGCCTGGGCCCGATGAACGCGATCTACCAGGCGCGGTTCAACCGCTACCTGCACGACCGCGGCATCGCCGACACCTCCGACCAGCACGTCTGGGCGTTCCTGGGTGACGGCGAGATGGACGAGGTCGAGTCGATCGGCCCCATCGGGCTGGCCGCCCGCGAGGAGCTGGACAACCTCACCTTCGTCGTCAACTGCAACCTGCAGCGCCTCGACGGCCCGGTCCGCGGCAACGGCAAGGTCATCCAGGAGCTGGAGTCGATCTTCCGCGGCGCCGGCTGGAACGTCATCAAGGTCGTCTGGGGCCGCGGCTGGGACAAGCTGCTGGCCGCCGACCGCGACGGCGCGCTGGTGAACCTGATGAACTCCACGCCCGACGGCGACTACCAGACCTACAAGGCCGAGGACGGCGCCTACGTCCGCGAGCACTTCTTCGGTCGTGACCCACGCACCCGCAAGCTGGTCGAGGGCATGAGCGACAAGGAGGTCTGGGACCTGCAGCGCGGTGGCCACGACTACCGCAAGGTCTACGCCGCCTACAAGGCCGCGATGGAGCACAAGGGCCAGCCCACGGTCATCCTCGCCAAGACCATCAAGGGCTGGACGCTGGGCAGCCACTTCGAGGGCCGCAACTCCACGCACCAGATGAAGAAGCTGACGGCCGAGGACCTGGCCAACTTCCGCGACCGGCTGCACCTGCCGATCCCGGACGAGGCGCTGGACAAGACCCTGCCGCCCTACTACAAGCCCGCCGCCGACTCCGACGAGATGCAGTACATGCTCGAGCGGCGTCAGGCCCTCGGTGGGTCGATCCCCCGCCGCCGGCACACCGCCGCGCAGCTCAAGGCCCCCGACGACAAGGCCTTCGAGGTCGTGCGCCGCGGGTCGGGCAAGCAGGAGGTCGCCACCACCATGGCGTTCGTCCGGCTGCTCAAGGAGCTCATCAAGGACCCCGAGCTCGGCCCGCGCTTCGTACCGGTGATCCCCGACGAGGCCCGCACCTTCGGGCTGGACTCGCTCTTCCCGACGAAGAAGATCTACAACCCGCACGGCCAGAACTACACCTCGGTCGACCGCGAGCTGATGCTGGCCTACAAGGAGTCCACGACCGGGCAGATCCTGCACGAGGGCATCAACGAGGCCGGCTCGTCGGCGTCGTTCATCGCCGCGGGCACCTCGTACGCCACGCACGGCGAGGCCATGATCCCGATCTACATCTTCTACTCGATGTTCGGGTTCCAGCGCACCGCCGACGAGTTCTGGGCGGCCGCCGACCAGATGACCCGCGGCTTCCTGCTCGGCGCCACCGCCGGCCGGACGACGCTGAACGGTGAGGGCCTGCAGCACGAGGACGGCCACTCGCTGCTGCTGGCCGAGACCAACCCCGCCGTCGTGTCCTACGACCCCGCGTTCTCCTACGAGGTCGGGCACATCGTCAAGGACGCCCTCCGCCGGATGTACGGCGAGGACCCGGGCGCGCCGCTGGGCGGCGACCGCGACCCGAACGTCATGTACTACCTGACGATCTACAACGAGCCCTACGTGCAGCCGGCCGAGCCCGCGGACCTGGACGTGACCGGCCTGCTGGCCGGCATGTACCGCTACGCCGAGGGCCCGGCTGTGGAGGGCTCTGCCGACGAGGGCGGGGCCACGGGCACCAAGGCGCAGGTGCTGGCCTCCGGTGTCGCGGTGCCGTGGGCGCTGCGGGCGCAGGAGCTGCTGGCCGAGGACTGGGGCGTCTCGGCGGACGTGTGGTCGGTGACCTCGTGGAACGAGCTGCGCCGCGAGGCCCTGGCCGCCGAGGAGTGGAACCTGCTCAACCCGGCCGAGGAGCCGAAGGTCCCCTATGTCACCGCCCAGCTGGCCGACGCCCCCGGGCCGGTCGTCGCGGTCTCGGACTGGATGAAGGCGGTGCCGGACCTGCTGGCGCCGTTCATGCCGAACGGGATGACGTCGCTGGGCACCGACGGGTTCGGCCTGTCCGACACCCGCCCGGCGCTGCGGCGGCACTTCCGGGTCGACGCCGAGTCGATCGTCGTCCGCACGCTGGCCTCGCTGGCCAACCGCGGCGAGATCGAGCGCGACGTCGTCCGGCAGGCCGTAGACAAGTACCGGATCGGCGACGTCCAGGCCGCCCCGGAGGACACCAGCACCACCCCCGAGCAGCAGCCCGAGGCGTAG
- a CDS encoding beta-ketoacyl-ACP synthase III — translation MTAITLRKGAPGAQILGLGAYRPRRRVTNDELSTMMDTNDEWIQTRVGIAERRWASEDETLVEMAVAAGGKALAASGLAPEDVDLVIVASASLTAPIPGIGPQVAHRLGIPRPGAFDLNAGCAGFCYSLGLASDAIRSGDARNVLVVGVERLTDVTDLADRTTAVIFADGAGAAVVGASEEPGIGPAVWGSDGDQYNAIEIAAGRSTMTMAGQAVYRWATTKLTETLFEALDRAGVTAADIDVFAPHQANLRIVESMAKKLGLTEDTVIARDIVQSGNTSAASIPLALTALQESGEAKSGDLVLVLGYGAGLTFAGQVLRLP, via the coding sequence ATGACCGCCATCACGCTGCGCAAGGGCGCGCCCGGCGCACAGATCCTGGGACTGGGCGCCTACCGGCCGCGCCGCCGGGTCACCAACGACGAGCTGTCCACGATGATGGACACCAACGACGAGTGGATCCAGACCCGCGTCGGCATCGCCGAGCGCCGCTGGGCGTCCGAGGACGAGACGCTGGTCGAGATGGCGGTCGCCGCCGGCGGCAAGGCGCTGGCCGCCAGCGGCCTGGCCCCCGAGGACGTCGACCTGGTCATCGTGGCCAGCGCCAGCCTGACCGCGCCGATCCCGGGCATCGGCCCGCAGGTCGCCCACCGCCTCGGCATCCCCCGCCCCGGCGCCTTCGACCTCAACGCCGGCTGCGCCGGGTTCTGCTACTCCCTCGGCCTGGCCAGCGACGCCATCCGCAGCGGCGATGCCCGCAACGTGCTGGTGGTCGGGGTCGAGCGGCTCACCGACGTCACCGACCTCGCCGACCGCACCACCGCGGTGATCTTCGCCGACGGCGCGGGCGCGGCCGTGGTGGGCGCCTCCGAGGAGCCCGGCATCGGCCCGGCCGTGTGGGGCAGCGACGGCGACCAGTACAACGCCATCGAGATCGCCGCGGGCCGCTCCACGATGACCATGGCCGGCCAGGCGGTCTACCGCTGGGCGACCACGAAGCTCACCGAGACCCTGTTCGAGGCGCTGGACCGGGCCGGCGTGACCGCCGCCGACATCGACGTCTTCGCCCCGCACCAGGCCAACCTGCGGATCGTCGAGTCGATGGCCAAGAAGCTGGGCCTGACCGAGGACACCGTGATCGCCCGCGACATCGTCCAGTCCGGCAACACGTCGGCCGCCTCCATCCCGCTGGCGCTCACCGCGCTGCAGGAGTCCGGCGAGGCGAAGTCCGGCGACCTGGTGCTGGTGCTCGGCTACGGCGCCGGGCTCACCTTCGCCGGTCAGGTGCTCCGCCTCCCCTGA